One segment of Paraburkholderia sp. PGU19 DNA contains the following:
- a CDS encoding GntR family transcriptional regulator: protein MSDLRIDRNAKTLRELTLDKLRGAIVQGYFRPGARLVERTLCDELGVSRTVVREVLRHLETEGLVEIVARQGPIVARLDPAQVGEIYELRGLLEANAARACAEQSTPELVQQLRDIRKTIEDAFEKEDLPRVLDYTERFYEAMFEGAQKHVSLTVVKTLNARINRLRALTIAVPGRGGESNREMNKLLDAIERRDGDAASAASFAHIRRTAELALNALAQQGESTDNA from the coding sequence ATGTCAGACCTCAGAATCGACCGCAACGCAAAGACACTGCGCGAACTCACGCTCGACAAGCTGCGCGGCGCAATCGTGCAAGGCTATTTCCGGCCGGGCGCGCGGCTCGTAGAGCGCACGCTGTGCGATGAACTGGGCGTGAGCCGGACGGTGGTGCGCGAAGTGCTGCGGCACCTGGAGACGGAAGGGCTCGTCGAGATCGTCGCGCGGCAGGGACCGATCGTTGCGCGACTGGACCCGGCGCAGGTCGGCGAAATCTACGAGCTGCGCGGTCTGCTCGAAGCCAACGCGGCACGCGCCTGCGCCGAACAGTCGACGCCCGAACTCGTGCAGCAACTGCGCGACATCCGCAAGACGATCGAGGACGCCTTCGAGAAAGAGGATCTGCCGCGTGTGCTCGATTACACCGAACGCTTCTATGAGGCGATGTTCGAAGGCGCGCAAAAACATGTGTCGCTGACGGTCGTGAAGACGCTGAACGCGCGCATCAACCGGCTGCGTGCGCTGACCATCGCGGTGCCGGGGCGCGGTGGTGAATCGAATCGCGAGATGAACAAGCTGCTCGACGCTATCGAGCGGCGCGATGGCGATGCGGCGTCGGCGGCGTCGTTTGCGCATATCAGGCGCACTGCGGAACTCGCGCTGAACGCGCTTGCGCAGCAAGGCGAGTCGACCGATAACGCCTGA
- a CDS encoding diguanylate cyclase, whose translation MPAFDLRTVILMSSVMPGLMALVMFSLGRGFPANIRGVGHWASGALVVSLSAILLALRGGIGDWLSIVVANVGLSLGTGLWLIGSQMFYGLRPSRRFIALLLVIGVIAMSWMTWVHPSVAGRTLCMSAILTATFGLNSLTMLRFGEGSNTALYVGSMQLVQTVTTAARGISMFVPAWASTGLFAPDLIQKIYLITSALMSLTVTVGLLFVAMDRLRNQLEQQSFMDPLTGLLNRRAFLGAHQQEREKTMRTGGLLSLLLIDLDHFKQVNDTYGHATGDRILIDFAKRVADMLPAPGHVARWGGEEFAVLLPRVRPDEARDHAERIRQHIARKDDATLPGYTCSIGVACMAASDATIEQLARDADEALYSAKRGGRNCVQLSDHVILI comes from the coding sequence ATGCCAGCCTTCGATCTTCGCACCGTCATTCTGATGTCGTCAGTCATGCCCGGCTTGATGGCGCTCGTCATGTTCTCGCTGGGGCGCGGGTTTCCGGCGAACATTCGCGGCGTCGGGCATTGGGCTTCGGGTGCGCTGGTCGTATCGTTGTCGGCGATATTGCTTGCGTTGCGCGGCGGCATCGGCGACTGGCTTTCGATTGTCGTCGCCAATGTCGGCCTGAGTCTCGGCACAGGGCTGTGGCTGATCGGCAGCCAGATGTTCTACGGGCTGCGTCCGTCGAGGCGCTTCATCGCGCTGCTGCTCGTGATCGGCGTGATCGCGATGAGCTGGATGACGTGGGTACATCCTTCCGTGGCGGGACGCACGCTGTGCATGTCCGCGATCCTGACGGCGACGTTCGGACTGAACAGCCTCACCATGCTGCGTTTCGGCGAAGGCAGCAACACGGCGCTCTACGTCGGCTCGATGCAACTGGTGCAGACGGTCACGACGGCAGCGCGCGGCATCTCGATGTTCGTACCGGCCTGGGCGAGCACGGGCCTGTTCGCTCCCGACCTCATCCAGAAGATCTATCTGATCACGAGCGCGTTGATGTCGCTCACGGTGACAGTCGGCTTGTTGTTCGTCGCGATGGACAGGCTGCGCAATCAGCTCGAACAGCAGTCGTTCATGGACCCGCTGACGGGGCTGCTGAATCGTCGCGCGTTTCTTGGCGCGCATCAGCAGGAACGCGAGAAGACGATGCGTACGGGCGGATTGCTGTCGCTGCTGCTGATCGATCTCGACCACTTCAAGCAGGTGAACGACACGTATGGGCACGCCACGGGCGATCGCATCCTGATTGACTTCGCGAAGCGCGTCGCTGACATGTTGCCGGCGCCGGGGCATGTCGCGCGCTGGGGCGGCGAGGAGTTCGCGGTGCTATTGCCGCGCGTGCGTCCCGACGAGGCGAGGGACCACGCGGAGCGTATCCGCCAGCACATCGCGCGGAAAGACGACGCGACGCTGCCCGGCTATACATGCAGTATCGGTGTCGCATGCATGGCCGCGAGCGACGCAACCATCGAGCAACTGGCGAGAGATGCCGACGAAGCGCTGTATAGCGCGAAGCGCGGCGGGCGCAATTGCGTCCAGCTCAGCGATCACGTGATCCTGATCTAG